The following proteins are co-located in the Candidatus Effluviviaceae Genus V sp. genome:
- the gatA gene encoding Asp-tRNA(Asn)/Glu-tRNA(Gln) amidotransferase subunit GatA, with protein sequence VIKDNIATRDLPTTAGSRLLEGYRAPGDATAVERARRGGAVVVAKANLDEFGMGSSNENSGFGPVKNPWDAERVPGGSSGGSAAAVAAGLAPLALGTDTGGSVRQPAAFCGVVGVKPTYGRVSRSGLVAFASSLDTIGPISRDVAGAAAVLSVIAGRDPLDATSSERGVDDYARAAQESVPGVRVGLPEEYLGDGLEEPVRQAVLDAARALEDAGASVTRVGMPHTGYGVAAYHVLADAEASSNLARYDGIRYGAAPADARDEDDLVVRTRTEGFGEEVKRRIVLGTFALSAGYRDRYYLTAQRVRSLIAADFDAAFSACEVLLTPVTPGTAFRLGERADDPLSMYLSDVFTAPTSLAGVPAASVPWSVAGDGLPVGVQLVAPRFDEAVLFRAAAALERVAPFRDASPALGSDEGSRDGGST encoded by the coding sequence CGTCATCAAAGACAACATTGCCACGCGCGACCTTCCGACCACGGCGGGTTCCCGGCTGCTGGAGGGATACCGTGCCCCGGGAGACGCGACCGCCGTCGAACGGGCCCGGCGCGGAGGGGCCGTCGTCGTCGCGAAGGCCAATCTCGACGAGTTCGGCATGGGTTCGTCCAACGAGAACTCGGGTTTCGGTCCGGTGAAGAACCCCTGGGATGCGGAGCGGGTGCCGGGCGGCTCGAGCGGCGGCTCGGCCGCGGCCGTGGCGGCGGGACTTGCGCCGCTCGCGCTCGGGACCGACACCGGCGGGTCGGTCCGTCAGCCGGCCGCATTCTGCGGCGTCGTCGGCGTCAAGCCGACCTACGGTCGCGTCTCGCGGAGCGGCCTTGTCGCCTTCGCCTCGTCGCTCGACACCATCGGTCCGATCTCCCGCGACGTGGCCGGCGCGGCCGCCGTGCTCTCAGTCATCGCCGGGCGCGATCCCCTGGACGCGACCTCCTCCGAGCGCGGCGTCGACGACTACGCCCGAGCGGCACAGGAGAGCGTCCCGGGGGTTCGTGTCGGTCTGCCGGAGGAGTATCTCGGCGACGGGCTCGAGGAACCCGTCCGGCAGGCGGTCCTGGACGCGGCCCGGGCGCTCGAGGACGCCGGAGCGAGCGTGACGCGGGTCGGCATGCCCCACACGGGCTACGGCGTCGCCGCGTATCACGTACTGGCCGATGCGGAGGCCTCCTCGAATCTCGCCCGCTACGACGGGATCCGTTACGGTGCCGCGCCGGCCGACGCCCGCGACGAGGACGATCTGGTCGTGCGCACACGGACCGAGGGCTTCGGCGAGGAGGTGAAGCGCCGCATCGTGCTCGGTACGTTCGCTCTCTCCGCCGGGTACCGCGACCGGTACTACCTGACGGCGCAGAGGGTGCGAAGCCTCATCGCGGCCGACTTCGACGCCGCGTTCTCCGCGTGCGAGGTGCTCCTGACGCCGGTCACGCCCGGCACGGCCTTCAGACTGGGAGAGCGGGCGGACGACCCGCTCTCCATGTATCTCTCGGACGTCTTCACCGCGCCGACGAGCCTCGCGGGCGTTCCGGCGGCCTCGGTTCCGTGGTCGGTTGCGGGCGACGGGCTGCCGGTCGGGGTCCAGCTCGTGGCGCCGCGTTTCGACGAGGCCGTTCTCTTCCGTGCGGCCGCCGCACTCGAGCGCGTCGCCCCGTTCCGCGACGCGTCGCCGGCGCTCGGCTCGGACGAAGGGTCACGGGACGGAGGTTCGACGTGA